Genomic window (Thermodesulfobium sp. 4217-1):
GAAAAATTCCAATACCAAATTATCGCACTAAAAAAGATATTTTTTTGATGCCATCAGTTGATTTAATCGAAACTATTGAATTTGTTCAGCAACAGCAAAATTGGGTTAAAGATATTCTTGAATTATGGGGACATGAAAAGCTTGGTTTTGCTGGTAAATATAATATTGGTAGTCCAAAAAACCTGGTTGTTGGTGAATTAAGAATAATTCTTGGCTTAGAAAATGGTTGGGCAAGGTCTATTCCTAATTGGAATCAGGCCTTAAAGGAATTGATTGTAAGGTCGGAAAAAGCAGGCATATTTGTTGTTGTAAATGGTGTGGTGGGTAATGATACGCATAGACAACTTCAAGTTGAGGAATTTAGAGGTTTTGTTCTATATGACCCTGTTGCGCCGTTTATCTTTATAAATAACAATGATGCAATATCTGGCAAAATATTTACTATTGTTCATGAATTAATACATATTATTATCGGTAAAAGCGGTTCTTTTGATCTTGAAAAATTTCAGGCCTGTGACGATGATATTGAACAGTTTTGTAATAAATGTGCCGCTGAATTTTTGGTGCCAGAGCAAGACTTACTAAAAGAGTTGAAAAACAAGCGAAATATAGAGAATCAGGACGTAGAAGATCTTGCAAAAGTTTTTAAGGTAAGCTCTCTAGTTATTATAAGACGTTTGCTGGATATTTCTGTGATAAATCAGGACGATTTTTATAATTTTTATGATAAATATTTGCAAACTGAAAGAAAAAAACATAGCAAAGGAGTCGGTGGCAATTTTTATGCTACTGAAATACTGCGCCTTAATAAGAAATTTTTAGAAATTGTCAAAGCAGGTGTAGATGAGGGGGTTATTCTTCATAGGGATGCTTATAAAATAACCAATCTTAAGGCATCTACGTTTCACAAGCTTATGGTTAGAGTTACTTGATGTATATAATTGATACTAATATTTTTATCACTCCACATAGGACTTATTATCCTTTTCAGTTTGGTTTGGAATTTTGGAATTTCTTAGTTAAAAAGGCAGAAGAGGGTGAAGTTTGTGGTATAGATAAGGTTTATGATGAATTAAAGGATTCGAATGATGAACTTTCTAAATGGGTACGCACTTCTTTTCATAAATATTTCAAAAATTGCGAAAGCGCATCAGTTATAGGAACTTACAGAGAGATAATTAATTGGGTAAATTCACAATCACAATATAAGCAAGAAGCAAAAAATAAATTTACGTCTTATTCAAATGCTGATAT
Coding sequences:
- a CDS encoding ImmA/IrrE family metallo-endopeptidase, translating into MKVKNFNKKILEEYKGNLSLTRFPKLKQWIDGTDSPTLKQLSKVADALHIPFGYFFLDTMPERKIPIPNYRTKKDIFLMPSVDLIETIEFVQQQQNWVKDILELWGHEKLGFAGKYNIGSPKNLVVGELRIILGLENGWARSIPNWNQALKELIVRSEKAGIFVVVNGVVGNDTHRQLQVEEFRGFVLYDPVAPFIFINNNDAISGKIFTIVHELIHIIIGKSGSFDLEKFQACDDDIEQFCNKCAAEFLVPEQDLLKELKNKRNIENQDVEDLAKVFKVSSLVIIRRLLDISVINQDDFYNFYDKYLQTERKKHSKGVGGNFYATEILRLNKKFLEIVKAGVDEGVILHRDAYKITNLKASTFHKLMVRVT
- a CDS encoding DUF4411 family protein; the protein is MYIIDTNIFITPHRTYYPFQFGLEFWNFLVKKAEEGEVCGIDKVYDELKDSNDELSKWVRTSFHKYFKNCESASVIGTYREIINWVNSQSQYKQEAKNKFTSYSNAD